One window from the genome of Salvia miltiorrhiza cultivar Shanhuang (shh) chromosome 7, IMPLAD_Smil_shh, whole genome shotgun sequence encodes:
- the LOC130995978 gene encoding uncharacterized protein LOC130995978 has protein sequence MTPEGSLKPSKALNGVHGVHLLPHSPFTVQEIKQHGELNRPACGTSSVRYSQRPVPMKLWQERPSFLRPMHCCTNGDRSLAERVVNVLTSLPFIALGIQAPRKNLNCKIYVNSLIGVGVASGLYHASRGTWRKYLRWADYTMIATSTVCLTRALRNENSKLLMATSALFLPIQPVMVTTVHTGLMEVAFAKRAVEDPDLKVAHNVHKMSSIIGGALFICEDYFPETPYLHAAWHLAAAVGVGTCNKLLE, from the exons ATGACTCCCGAGGGTTCACTGAAGCCCAGTAAGGCGTTAAATGGAGTGCATGGGGTTCACTTATTGCCTCACTCACCATTTACAGTTCAGGAGATAAAGCAACATGGTGAGTTGAATAGGCCAGCTTGTGGAACTTCCAGCGTTAGATACAGCCAACGGCCAGTACCTAT GAAACTTTGGCAGGAAAGACCGTCTttcctaaggcccatgcattgCTGTACTAATG GTGATAGAAGCCTTGCTGAAAGAGTTGTCAATGTGCTTACATCACTTCCATTTATTGCACTTGGGATTCAGGCCCCAAG GAAAAATCTTAACTGTAAAATATACGTCAATTCCTTAATTGGAGTAGGAGTTGCATCAGGTTTGTATCATGCTTCAAGAGGGACATGGAGGAAGTATCTCAGATGGGCTGACTACACAATGATTGCCACGTCAACAGTG TGTTTAACAAGAGCACTAAGGAATGAGAACTCAAAGTTGTTGATGGCCACATCTGCTCTGTTTCTACCAATACAGCCTGTGATGGTGACAACAGTTCACACAGGATTAATGGAG GTTGCATTTGCGAAGCGAGCTGTTGAAGATCCAGACCTGAAGGTGGCGCATAATGTGCATAAAATGTCGTCAATTATAGGTGGCGCACTTTTTATTTGTGAAGACTATTTCCCTGAGACCCCATATCTACATGCTGCTTGGCATCTCGCTGCTGCAGTTGGAGTTGGCACTTGCAACAAACTCTTGGAGTAG